AAGGTCACAGTTACGGCTTCTGCCTCCGGTTTCAAAGATTCTAGTGCCGAGGTGGAGGTGGAGGCAGGAAAGTCTAAGACCCTCGATTTCCAGCTAGAGAAGATAAAGGAGGCAGTCATAAAGGGAAGGGTCGTAGGTACAGCTCCAGCAACTAGCAAGGAGGAGGTTTCCATCTCAATCATTGCTACTAAAACCGAGATATCCCTAGATGAGACCACAACAATTATGGGAACGACCAATCCGCCAGTAACTGGAAAAATAAATATCCTTGTCTTTGCTGATGGAAAGTGGGTGAAAATAGCCGCCATCAACGTAGTAGACGGACAGTTCACCTTCGAATTTAAGCCAAAGAAAACGGGGCAGCGGAAAATAAAGGCCGTGTGGCCGGGCAATGACCAGTACAGCCCAGCCGAGTCAGAACCAATCACTATAAACGTGGTTAAGCCTTCGGAGGAGAAGGTCACGCCAAACATCCAGATATCTGCCTCAACCACATCAGCTAAAGTAGGGGACACCGTAACAATATCTGGAACAATTTCACCCTTCAAAGCAAAAACCAGCGTCGAAATTGTCGTTACGGCGCCCTCTGGCCCCAAGGAGTACACTGTCGAGTCGAGCGACGGTACGTTCACGTTCAACCTAAACGTCAATGAGGCGGGTACCTGGAAAGTAAAGGCGCGCGTGCCCGCCAGCGCAGCTTACAACCCTGCAGAATCAAACGAAGTCTCAATAAACGTCTCCGAAGAAAAGAAATGTATAATAGCTACTGTCACCTTTGGCTCCGAGGTCTCGCCTGAGGTGAACTTCCTCAGAAGCTTCCGAGACAATCTCATACGCAGAACCTACCTAGGCGAAAGATTCTACGTAGCTTTTGACGCTTTCTACTACAGCTGGAGCACGCCCGTAGCCATGTACATAGAAGCCCACCCGAACCTTAAGACCCCTGTAAAGCTCGCGATTTACCCGCTCATCGAAGCCTTAAAACTCACTGCGCTCGTCTCTATGCCGCTGTTCCAGTGGAACCCTGAGCTAGCATCTCTTTTTGCCGGATTTGTAGCCTCAACTCTGCTCGCAGCTATCTACATAGTTCCTCCGCTAACCCTGGCGGCTTATATCATGAAAAAGAAAGGTAGAGCGATTATTTCAAAGGGCAAAATTGCGCATATGCTGTGGGTTTCTGTAGGCTTATCGCTGGCGTTCATAGCGCTTGGGCTGCTTACGCGCGCTGACAATCTCTTAACAGCTTCAACTTCAGCATACATTCTCTTGACGATGTTCGCATCGGCAGTAACTCTGTCAAAAATTATTTTAAAAAAGGTGGATATTTTCTAATTTTTGGCATTCTCTTTTATTTTTTCTTTTACAGTATTATAACAAAAGAAACTTTTTCTTGTAATACTCAAGGTTCATCAAATTAAGCCATTCAAGTAGCGACGATGACCCTAACATGACCTTCTGAGATAGCTTTTACTATAATATCGAATACAGGTTGTATTTTCTTACTCGAGAGTTATTAAAGCGAAATATATTTATTACTGTAATGCAAATATTACAGTATGGCTATTATAAGCGTTAGAGTGAGTGACGATATTAAAAGGCGTATGGATAGACTTAAACACATCAACTGGAGCGAGATAGTAAGGAGAGCGATAATTAAAACGCTAGAAGAAGAGGAGGGGAGAAATTTAGCTAGAGCCGTATTGTTAAACGAGAAAATACGAAAAAAGGCTCCTAGAGGATGGAGTAGCGTAGAAGCTATAAGATATTGGAGGGAAAACAGGTATGGAGCAAGTGGTAAGCGATGCAAGCGTCGTAGTTAAATGGTTTATTCAAGAAGAATATTCTGACGAAGCTTTAAAACTAAGAGACATGCACGTAAATGGAGAAACTTGCGTAGCCGCGCCAGAGCTACTACCTTTTGAAGTCTTAAACGCTCTAAAATACAGTCATCTCTTTAATCTCGAAGAACTCAAAACAGCAGCAATATCCCTCTCAAGCTACGGCATAGAACTATATCCTTTAAAAGGAGAACTCGCCCAAAAAACTATAGAAATCGCCGTCAAGAAAAATATAACAGTCTATGACGCAGCATACATAGCCCTAGCACAGGAATTAAATACAATCCTTTACACGGCTGATGAAAAACTCATAAGAAAAATAGGAAAAGAATACTCTAAAATCGTACTTCACATCTCCCAAATTCATTAATCCTCACCTTAACAAATAAGCTACACTATCCAAATCAAGACAAAACCACGTATATTAGAGACTAAATAGGAAATTTTACCATTCTGATGTTTACATGGAGGAGATTATGGTTGAAATAGAGAGGCAAGTTTTAATACCACCTGAAATTCTAGGTCAAATCCAAAGCTGCAAACATCACGATTCCACCGCTAGGCAAATTCACTAGATATTTAGGAGAGATGTATGCAGATAAGCTCACTTCATAAACAACAATTGGAAAACATAACTGTAAGTAATTACACACTGAAAAAGATAAAATTTCTATTATAGCTTTAAGCTCTCCTCCTGGTAACTGCTCTCCAGAATAAGTTAGCTATGGAAAACGCAAACCAGAATATAAAGCCGTAGACCACGCCGTTAACTATCGAGCACATGACAAGCCATGCCGGAAAGCCTGCGATCTTGTATTCTATATATGGTATGCCGACAAAGCCTAAAATCCACGGACCGGGAGGCAGATTAGGAATTGCTAAAGTTGCTAACAAGCCCAAAAAGAAAAAAATAACGAAA
This DNA window, taken from Thermoproteales archaeon, encodes the following:
- a CDS encoding type II toxin-antitoxin system VapC family toxin; this translates as MEQVVSDASVVVKWFIQEEYSDEALKLRDMHVNGETCVAAPELLPFEVLNALKYSHLFNLEELKTAAISLSSYGIELYPLKGELAQKTIEIAVKKNITVYDAAYIALAQELNTILYTADEKLIRKIGKEYSKIVLHISQIH
- a CDS encoding carboxypeptidase regulatory-like domain-containing protein, whose product is MKRNIIFLIMIFTLILSTLTFSQQLSPISGAKVVARGNNGLGEATTDENGYFRIEEGIGAGTYTVTVSAKGYISKVLTNIQVSAGEEKDLGDIELEPSAIVEGVVKTPDGKRAANIPVVIMDEQGNTISSTKTEGDGSFRLDTDIKTGTYVVRAYAFTFEGFEYKTIQIGFTQMKILVPKQGQVYLEGYARGETHVRAEQGKTVHIEVTLTSSGIISGTITDEQGNPVEGVVVIAFPSENAGTRDGFYGVTDSNGKYRIANNLPTGTYNVTPLFPKGYIWDFRDMEQVQVTAGQEVTVDFQLKKSGIISGMVEYSDGTPAANVTVFAASQDGKYFGYTTTNIDGTFKIDSGLGTGSYQIIAYAGGMDYSQPKQVQVTVGQEKSGVKLVIEGTGKAVALVEGKVTDEQGKPVIGATVSCPYGHAETSVDGTYRLYVHLPSGTRKLKVTVTASASGFKDSSAEVEVEAGKSKTLDFQLEKIKEAVIKGRVVGTAPATSKEEVSISIIATKTEISLDETTTIMGTTNPPVTGKINILVFADGKWVKIAAINVVDGQFTFEFKPKKTGQRKIKAVWPGNDQYSPAESEPITINVVKPSEEKVTPNIQISASTTSAKVGDTVTISGTISPFKAKTSVEIVVTAPSGPKEYTVESSDGTFTFNLNVNEAGTWKVKARVPASAAYNPAESNEVSINVSEEKKCIIATVTFGSEVSPEVNFLRSFRDNLIRRTYLGERFYVAFDAFYYSWSTPVAMYIEAHPNLKTPVKLAIYPLIEALKLTALVSMPLFQWNPELASLFAGFVASTLLAAIYIVPPLTLAAYIMKKKGRAIISKGKIAHMLWVSVGLSLAFIALGLLTRADNLLTASTSAYILLTMFASAVTLSKIILKKVDIF